A DNA window from candidate division WOR-3 bacterium contains the following coding sequences:
- a CDS encoding DUF3795 domain-containing protein: MAEMIAYCGIDCGVCPALIATMKNDNELRKKTAAEWSRSFGHDFKPEEINCTGCLTNGAHVYYCDAMCDIRKCAKRKKVPNCGYCAAYSCEKLDGFLKNVPAARKRLATVRAERK; encoded by the coding sequence ATGGCAGAGATGATAGCCTACTGTGGAATTGACTGCGGAGTATGTCCTGCGCTGATTGCGACCATGAAGAACGATAACGAGCTGCGGAAGAAAACCGCAGCCGAATGGTCCAGGTCGTTCGGGCACGACTTCAAGCCGGAGGAGATCAACTGCACCGGGTGTCTGACTAACGGCGCGCATGTGTACTACTGCGATGCAATGTGTGACATCCGCAAGTGCGCGAAGCGGAAGAAGGTGCCGAACTGCGGATACTGCGCGGCGTACTCCTGCGAGAAGCTCGACGGGTTCCTGAAGAACGTACCGGCTGCCCGGAAGCGCTTGGCGACGGTCAGGGCAGAGAGAAAGTAA
- the mscL gene encoding large-conductance mechanosensitive channel protein MscL — protein sequence MLKEFKEFVLRGSVMDMAVGIIIGAAFGTIVKSLVDDVLMPPIGLLLGKVDFSNLYILLKEGATPGPYPALADARAAGAVTMNLGLFINTIISFIIIAFCVFLLVKGMNRLRRQPVPAPANTKECPHCATAIPIAAKRCPHCTSQLG from the coding sequence ATGCTGAAGGAGTTCAAGGAGTTCGTTCTCCGGGGCAGCGTAATGGATATGGCCGTGGGCATCATCATCGGTGCGGCATTTGGTACCATCGTCAAGTCGCTTGTGGACGACGTTCTGATGCCGCCAATTGGTCTACTTCTAGGCAAGGTTGATTTTTCCAATCTGTACATACTGCTCAAAGAAGGCGCTACACCCGGGCCGTATCCGGCGCTTGCTGATGCCAGAGCCGCGGGCGCAGTGACGATGAACCTCGGTCTTTTCATCAACACCATTATCAGCTTCATCATCATCGCTTTCTGCGTGTTTCTTCTGGTGAAGGGTATGAACCGGCTGCGGCGTCAGCCGGTGCCAGCACCGGCCAACACCAAGGAATGCCCGCACTGCGCGACAGCCATCCCCATCGCGGCCAAGCGCTGTCCGCATTGCACCTCGCAGCTTGGATAG
- the malQ gene encoding 4-alpha-glucanotransferase, producing MMCSGILLPLFSLPPTKPQAKDHGIGDFGPAAYRFADWLVSAGQRFWQVLPLNPTDPFHGNSPYHSRSSFALSPLYVSPELLRRQELVRLADLARQPLFLPGMVDYVRVAAWKRKLLDNAWARSVAHPGSYRMTAYRRFCRRHAYWLDDYALYEVLKQKFGGVAWFDWPSHLRRRSPAVLGELSRAFSKELDRVRFEQYLVFTQWLALKRYCNRLGIAIIGDLPIYVDADSSDVWANQRLFELYEHGRPRFSAGVPPDYFSPTGQLWGNPVYCWSEHRRTRFRWWLRRIRHSLLLYDIVRLDHFRGLVAYWRVPARVATAVHGRWVRAPATELLSAVRSIFPAMPFVAENLGHITPAVERVRRQFGLPGMKVLLFGFGTRRSPHLPAKVTPDTFYYTGTHDNNTVRGWFECDAREIERKNLARFLGHEPDASTVSLELVRACLESRARVVIIPLQDVLALGSEARMNRPATVSGNWQWRLSPGGPSDADARTLLQLTRKTGRHT from the coding sequence ATGATGTGCTCGGGTATCCTGCTTCCGCTGTTTTCGCTCCCTCCCACCAAACCTCAGGCCAAGGACCACGGTATCGGTGACTTCGGGCCTGCTGCTTACCGTTTTGCCGACTGGCTCGTCTCGGCTGGCCAGCGGTTCTGGCAGGTTCTGCCCTTGAATCCGACCGACCCGTTTCATGGCAATTCACCGTACCACAGCCGTTCGTCGTTTGCCCTGAGCCCACTCTATGTCAGTCCGGAACTGCTTCGGCGCCAAGAATTGGTGCGCCTTGCCGACCTAGCACGGCAGCCCCTGTTCTTGCCGGGCATGGTGGATTATGTCAGGGTCGCGGCCTGGAAGAGAAAGTTGCTCGACAATGCGTGGGCAAGGAGCGTCGCGCACCCTGGTTCATATAGAATGACGGCGTACCGCAGGTTCTGTCGCCGCCATGCGTACTGGCTTGACGACTACGCCCTGTATGAGGTGCTCAAACAGAAGTTCGGTGGCGTGGCCTGGTTCGACTGGCCATCGCATCTGCGCCGACGCAGCCCGGCTGTACTCGGCGAGCTGTCCCGCGCCTTCTCCAAAGAGCTCGACCGAGTCAGATTTGAGCAGTACCTTGTATTCACTCAGTGGCTTGCACTCAAGCGTTACTGCAACCGGCTGGGCATCGCGATCATCGGGGACCTGCCGATATACGTTGACGCCGACTCAAGCGATGTCTGGGCGAACCAACGTCTGTTCGAGCTATACGAACATGGCCGGCCCCGGTTCAGTGCCGGCGTGCCACCGGACTACTTTTCACCGACCGGCCAGTTGTGGGGTAACCCGGTTTATTGCTGGAGTGAGCATCGCCGCACTAGGTTTAGGTGGTGGCTCAGACGAATCAGACACTCACTCCTGCTCTATGACATTGTCCGCCTCGACCACTTTCGCGGACTGGTTGCTTACTGGCGGGTGCCGGCCCGGGTCGCCACTGCCGTACACGGTCGGTGGGTGCGGGCGCCGGCCACCGAACTCCTTTCCGCTGTGAGGAGTATCTTTCCCGCGATGCCATTCGTTGCTGAAAATTTGGGCCACATTACGCCTGCGGTCGAGCGCGTCCGCCGACAGTTCGGTCTACCGGGAATGAAAGTGCTGCTCTTCGGTTTTGGCACAAGACGGAGCCCGCACCTGCCGGCGAAAGTGACGCCCGACACCTTCTACTACACCGGAACCCACGACAACAATACCGTACGCGGCTGGTTTGAGTGTGACGCCAGAGAGATTGAGAGGAAAAACCTCGCCCGATTCCTTGGGCACGAACCAGACGCATCCACGGTCAGCCTCGAGCTTGTGCGCGCCTGCCTTGAGTCCCGCGCTCGCGTCGTGATCATTCCGCTTCAGGATGTGCTCGCTCTTGGCTCCGAGGCCCGGATGAACAGGCCAGCCACGGTATCCGGCAACTGGCAGTGGCGGCTGAGTCCCGGGGGGCCGAGCGATGCGGACGCCCGTACACTGCTACAACTGACCAGAAAGACCGGGCGACACACCTAG
- a CDS encoding sigma-70 family RNA polymerase sigma factor: MPQDETLTEKTPVAGSTLNDASGSRLEEERELVATQNERRSGSAIAVAPKALPVPDDELVRRVQAGNAEAFEELVRRYERKVYNVIYRLMGNEQDARETLQDTFLRAYRFIGKFKFQSSFFTWLYRIATNTSLTKLRQRKSPVVMSLDEPVGEDGDLPLEIPDYKYNPEQMMRQRELRQALKDAVDSLPPDYRSVVVLRDLEGLSNEEVGKILKLSVPAVKSRLHRGRLALRDKLADYL; encoded by the coding sequence GTGCCACAGGACGAAACGCTGACTGAGAAAACGCCTGTCGCCGGTTCTACTCTTAACGATGCAAGCGGGAGCAGGTTAGAAGAAGAGCGAGAGCTGGTTGCAACACAGAACGAGCGCCGTTCTGGTTCGGCTATTGCGGTTGCGCCCAAGGCGCTGCCAGTCCCGGACGATGAGCTGGTGCGACGGGTCCAGGCCGGGAACGCCGAGGCCTTCGAGGAGCTGGTGCGACGGTACGAACGCAAGGTGTACAACGTTATCTACCGGCTCATGGGTAACGAGCAAGATGCAAGAGAGACACTGCAAGACACATTTCTTCGTGCTTATCGTTTTATTGGAAAATTCAAGTTTCAGTCGAGTTTCTTTACCTGGCTGTACCGCATCGCCACGAATACAAGTTTGACCAAACTGCGCCAGCGTAAGTCACCGGTAGTTATGTCGCTGGACGAGCCGGTGGGGGAAGATGGCGACCTGCCGCTTGAGATACCGGACTACAAGTACAACCCAGAGCAGATGATGCGGCAGCGGGAGCTGCGCCAAGCATTGAAGGATGCGGTTGATTCCCTGCCACCGGACTACCGTTCGGTGGTCGTGCTGCGCGACCTTGAAGGCCTGAGCAATGAAGAGGTAGGTAAGATACTAAAACTATCGGTGCCAGCGGTGAAGTCGCGGTTGCACCGAGGTCGTCTAGCCCTGCGCGATAAGCTGGCAGACTATTTATAG
- the trmFO gene encoding methylenetetrahydrofolate--tRNA-(uracil(54)-C(5))-methyltransferase (FADH(2)-oxidizing) TrmFO, translating into MGGASSVLVIGAGLAGCEAALQCVRHGVPVRLCEMRPEKMTEAHQTGDVAELVCSNSLKSDEPQNAHGLLKAELRILGSALLECAERARIPGGKALVVDRKRFSAEVQAALDQAGVEVVREEVTALPEATILKPEGRDTLPLARSDRDIIVIATGPLTSQSMVDALTALLGSEQLFFYDAIAPIVAVESLDMSRVFAGSRHGASEDYLNCPMSEDEYNQFIDALITAELHPVRAWDTVPAPVVTGSGAQSKLSDNSVMSQLIFFEGCLPIEEMARRGRMAPAFGPMKPVGLTDPRTGRQPFAVVQLRRENADGTMYNLVGFQTRLRHGEQARVFRMIPGLEKAEFLRYGSMHRNTYLDGPKVLLPTLQTRSRLDLFITGQLTGIEGYVESIGAGLVAGVNAARLAQGREPVGLPKETMMGSLLQYVAGETGPKGCSMTEVGGIAPRFQPMNANFGLLPPLKSRARGREKKRLLAERALGAVQSFAARIGFDFGRGQT; encoded by the coding sequence ATGGGCGGAGCGTCGAGCGTTCTCGTCATCGGTGCCGGGCTTGCGGGCTGCGAGGCAGCACTGCAATGCGTCCGGCACGGAGTGCCGGTACGGCTCTGCGAGATGCGCCCGGAAAAGATGACCGAGGCGCACCAGACCGGGGACGTGGCCGAACTGGTCTGTTCCAATTCCCTGAAGTCAGATGAGCCACAGAACGCACACGGACTCCTCAAGGCCGAACTTCGGATTCTGGGGTCGGCTCTGCTTGAGTGCGCGGAGCGGGCACGAATTCCGGGCGGCAAGGCCCTGGTGGTGGACCGCAAGCGTTTTTCGGCCGAGGTACAGGCAGCGCTTGACCAAGCCGGAGTAGAGGTTGTGCGGGAGGAGGTGACAGCGTTGCCCGAGGCTACCATTCTGAAACCTGAAGGGCGGGACACCTTGCCTTTGGCTCGAAGCGACAGAGACATCATCGTCATCGCCACCGGGCCGCTGACCTCGCAGTCAATGGTTGATGCCTTGACGGCCTTGCTTGGTTCTGAGCAGCTATTTTTCTATGACGCCATTGCGCCGATTGTTGCGGTGGAGTCCTTGGATATGAGCCGCGTATTTGCCGGCTCGCGGCACGGTGCGAGCGAGGATTACCTGAACTGCCCGATGTCAGAAGATGAGTACAACCAGTTCATTGATGCTCTGATTACAGCCGAGCTGCATCCAGTGAGGGCTTGGGATACAGTCCCGGCTCCAGTGGTTACCGGATCGGGGGCACAATCCAAATTGTCGGACAATTCGGTCATGTCCCAGCTTATCTTCTTTGAAGGTTGTCTGCCGATAGAGGAGATGGCGCGCAGGGGCAGGATGGCGCCTGCATTCGGGCCGATGAAGCCGGTCGGGCTTACCGATCCCAGAACAGGCAGACAGCCGTTTGCGGTGGTGCAATTGCGGCGCGAGAATGCTGATGGCACGATGTACAATCTGGTTGGATTCCAGACCAGATTGCGGCACGGCGAACAGGCGCGGGTGTTCCGAATGATTCCGGGTCTGGAGAAGGCCGAGTTTCTGCGCTATGGTTCGATGCACCGGAATACCTATTTGGACGGGCCGAAGGTGTTGCTGCCCACCTTGCAGACGCGATCGAGGCTGGACCTGTTTATTACCGGTCAACTGACCGGGATTGAAGGCTATGTCGAGTCAATCGGCGCCGGGCTGGTCGCGGGCGTCAATGCGGCACGGTTGGCGCAGGGACGGGAGCCGGTCGGGCTGCCGAAAGAGACGATGATGGGAAGTCTGCTACAGTATGTCGCAGGAGAAACGGGACCAAAAGGATGTTCTATGACAGAGGTTGGTGGTATCGCGCCACGCTTTCAGCCGATGAATGCGAACTTCGGGCTTCTGCCGCCGCTCAAGTCCAGAGCTAGAGGCCGCGAGAAGAAACGGCTCTTGGCCGAGCGTGCGCTCGGTGCAGTGCAAAGCTTCGCCGCCCGGATCGGGTTTGACTTTGGGCGCGGCCAGACTTAG
- the mnmA gene encoding tRNA 2-thiouridine(34) synthase MnmA yields MRVVVAMSGGVDSSVAALLLKEQGHEVVGVTMMLVDCAAGPKARVPSCCGRQAVRDAQKVAVKLGIPHYTIDFRQQMESEVVADFCREYALGRTPNPCIRCNERLKFRLLLGRAIELGAEKLATGHYARIQADEGDTWRLLRGKDPAKDQSYFLYRVTQEQLAHLVMPLGELTKREVRELAHRSKLPVAEKRESQEVCFVAGEDWAGFLKQRSPELFRPGKVVDTQGRILGEHKGVAHYTVGQRKGLGIAFGERRYIVGLRPETNEVVIGIYEEALSKVAELEQVHWISGREPSGSIEVAAKIRSQHEGGFAVVEPAGVRATMRFREPQFAVTPGQAAVFYQGDMVLGGGVIRVSG; encoded by the coding sequence ATGCGTGTTGTTGTGGCGATGAGTGGCGGGGTTGACTCCTCGGTCGCCGCGTTGCTGTTGAAAGAGCAGGGGCATGAGGTGGTCGGAGTGACAATGATGCTTGTGGACTGTGCTGCCGGGCCGAAAGCAAGGGTGCCGTCCTGCTGTGGCCGGCAGGCGGTTCGGGACGCGCAGAAGGTGGCGGTGAAGCTGGGCATTCCCCACTACACGATTGACTTCCGGCAGCAGATGGAGAGCGAGGTAGTTGCTGACTTCTGCCGTGAGTATGCACTTGGCAGGACACCCAACCCGTGTATAAGGTGTAATGAGCGGCTGAAGTTCCGACTGCTATTGGGACGGGCAATCGAACTGGGAGCAGAAAAACTGGCAACAGGACATTACGCCCGCATCCAAGCGGATGAGGGCGACACCTGGCGGCTGTTGCGGGGAAAGGACCCGGCCAAGGACCAGTCGTATTTCCTGTACCGGGTGACGCAGGAGCAGTTGGCGCATCTGGTGATGCCATTAGGCGAGCTCACGAAAAGGGAGGTGAGAGAACTGGCCCACCGGAGCAAACTGCCGGTGGCAGAGAAGCGAGAAAGTCAGGAAGTATGCTTCGTGGCGGGAGAAGACTGGGCCGGTTTTCTGAAGCAGCGCAGCCCGGAGCTCTTCCGGCCGGGCAAAGTCGTGGATACTCAAGGCCGGATACTGGGTGAGCACAAGGGCGTTGCACATTACACGGTGGGACAGCGTAAGGGTCTGGGAATAGCGTTTGGGGAGCGGAGGTACATAGTAGGACTGAGACCGGAAACTAACGAAGTCGTGATTGGCATCTACGAGGAAGCACTGTCTAAAGTGGCTGAGCTGGAGCAGGTGCACTGGATTTCGGGCCGTGAACCATCTGGTAGTATTGAGGTGGCGGCTAAGATACGAAGCCAGCACGAGGGCGGATTCGCGGTTGTTGAGCCCGCGGGAGTGCGTGCAACGATGAGGTTCAGGGAACCACAGTTCGCAGTGACGCCGGGACAGGCCGCGGTGTTCTACCAAGGTGACATGGTGCTGGGTGGGGGAGTGATAAGAGTTAGCGGCTAG
- a CDS encoding zf-HC2 domain-containing protein: protein MKHKDKETYSCPECEELFVLVNEYLDGEVTVEARQELMAHVTSCADCARMLWKMERLIVCCRTEPGQPIPETTHRQLWETLLKELRSDRGG from the coding sequence ATGAAGCACAAAGACAAGGAGACTTACTCCTGCCCGGAGTGCGAAGAGCTGTTTGTTCTTGTGAATGAGTATCTGGATGGCGAAGTCACGGTTGAGGCTCGCCAGGAGCTGATGGCGCACGTGACCTCCTGCGCCGATTGTGCCCGGATGCTGTGGAAGATGGAACGACTTATCGTCTGCTGCCGAACCGAGCCGGGCCAGCCCATACCCGAGACGACGCACCGTCAGCTCTGGGAAACCCTGTTGAAGGAACTACGCTCGGATAGAGGCGGGTGA
- a CDS encoding mucoidy inhibitor MuiA family protein, with amino-acid sequence MVAVVLSVIAVIVSSNVDSVIVYPNQVLVVRTARVTVSGAGELVLTGLPGALDDNTVRISAPGLVVGEVQVRKGYLAEPTPAVKKLEQKVKDLEDQLKKLKDEEDIVKAKVEFLKSIKLGTPELIAKELQQGRISAQSWREALSFMAEEMAKAMARQVGLGREQEEVQKQLNAARQEYNDARAAVENRKEVRFDYEAVPGTYGIRLSYAVSYGASWVPYYELRARPDQDKVGLAYFCKLSQKTGEDWDQVRVVLSTSRPEFGIIAPEPEPWYLSLVEVRRLGAETGMMAETMLAPGAAMKAEAQERSYDEVAAVGTGISLQYVIPGRVSLKSGEAPKKLLLREAGLTADYGYYCLPRTRPQAFLQGRIVNTTPFVFLAGEASTYVGDEYTGSSYLSPIAPGETTEVSFGVDERVKVTRELVKSFKSRGGLFAKTEKAQFSYKTMVENYLPKTIKIELVEQVPVSQQSEVKVNVTKVEPKFLAQNADKGTYTWKPELESKGRFVVDLEFTVEYPAGRRVQGLY; translated from the coding sequence ATGGTCGCGGTAGTTCTATCAGTAATAGCCGTAATCGTAAGTTCAAACGTGGATTCAGTGATCGTGTACCCGAACCAGGTGTTGGTCGTGCGCACAGCCCGGGTCACTGTTTCCGGAGCAGGGGAACTTGTGTTGACAGGTCTGCCGGGGGCGCTGGATGATAATACAGTCCGCATCAGTGCGCCCGGACTCGTTGTCGGCGAGGTTCAGGTTCGCAAAGGCTACTTGGCCGAGCCGACGCCGGCGGTGAAGAAGCTGGAGCAGAAAGTCAAGGACCTTGAGGACCAGCTAAAGAAGCTCAAGGACGAAGAGGACATTGTCAAGGCCAAGGTGGAATTCCTGAAGTCAATCAAGCTTGGCACGCCGGAGCTCATCGCCAAGGAGCTGCAACAGGGCAGGATATCAGCTCAGTCGTGGCGCGAAGCACTGTCGTTCATGGCCGAGGAGATGGCCAAGGCGATGGCCCGGCAGGTCGGGCTTGGCCGCGAGCAGGAGGAAGTGCAGAAGCAGCTCAATGCGGCACGGCAGGAGTACAACGATGCCCGGGCCGCAGTTGAGAATCGGAAAGAGGTCAGGTTCGACTATGAGGCCGTGCCTGGTACCTACGGCATACGGCTTTCCTATGCGGTGTCGTATGGCGCAAGCTGGGTGCCGTACTACGAGCTTAGAGCCAGGCCGGACCAAGACAAGGTCGGGCTGGCTTACTTCTGCAAGCTCAGTCAGAAGACCGGCGAGGACTGGGACCAGGTAAGAGTTGTACTTTCTACCTCAAGGCCAGAGTTTGGCATAATCGCACCTGAGCCGGAACCGTGGTACCTGTCGTTGGTCGAGGTCCGACGTCTGGGAGCGGAAACGGGCATGATGGCCGAGACGATGCTTGCCCCAGGTGCGGCGATGAAGGCCGAGGCCCAGGAACGTAGCTACGACGAAGTGGCGGCGGTCGGGACCGGCATCTCGCTGCAGTATGTCATACCCGGCCGCGTGAGCCTCAAGTCGGGCGAGGCGCCGAAGAAACTCCTGCTCCGGGAGGCCGGGCTTACGGCCGACTACGGCTACTACTGCTTGCCACGCACCCGGCCACAGGCGTTTCTGCAAGGTCGGATCGTCAACACCACGCCGTTTGTGTTTCTTGCTGGCGAGGCCAGCACCTATGTCGGCGATGAGTACACCGGTTCCAGTTATCTGTCGCCGATCGCGCCGGGCGAGACAACCGAGGTTAGCTTCGGCGTGGATGAGCGGGTGAAGGTGACGCGAGAACTGGTGAAGAGTTTCAAGTCAAGAGGCGGGCTTTTCGCCAAGACCGAGAAGGCCCAGTTCTCCTACAAGACGATGGTCGAGAACTACCTGCCCAAGACCATCAAGATTGAGCTTGTGGAGCAGGTTCCCGTGTCCCAGCAGAGTGAAGTGAAGGTCAACGTGACCAAGGTTGAGCCGAAATTCCTGGCGCAGAATGCGGACAAGGGTACCTACACGTGGAAGCCGGAACTGGAAAGTAAGGGCCGTTTCGTTGTTGACCTTGAGTTCACAGTTGAATACCCGGCCGGCAGGCGCGTGCAGGGGCTTTACTAG
- a CDS encoding M28 family peptidase yields MRIRVGLFLCLFVALTSASSWLVRLDLQPGRSATDVSRAGVPVLFVGSGYCLCQADNGVLQQLRQAGFGVTVLDTEPESKSYVYVMTAAGFDRKALEPFGAILTEDELGVLLRTTEDAVLGLNTLPVELCGIGMEPVVLRNDRRVPEPMPVLDSLIRELVSRVSAETSEQTLVRLRQFRTRYSTTDSCRRAIAWVRSRFADYGCDSTWLDTFRSNYAPNVIGMKLGRMNPRQLYVICGHVDCTSESPNTLAPGSDDNASGANAVLEACRVFQGIEFERTVLFIGFSGEEQGLVGSDSFVRRSRDRGDSIALAINFDMVSYGLVDSLLIVYTSMLPQTEQFAEFFVAQADTFTDLKCRKYLLNDPASDHYSFWKYGYLAIRGRYRDRTPMYHTTGDTIGPFHYVNCGTNNMPLHVELIRALVATVAKLAGAHVPVGIEEGYKPQATRYKSGPSIVRGVLRMVGGRQNTGYRAELLDIAGRKIMELRIGPNDVSGLSPGVYFVRGRQAQAVRKVVVTR; encoded by the coding sequence GTGAGAATCCGCGTCGGACTTTTCCTGTGCCTATTCGTCGCGCTCACCTCTGCGTCAAGCTGGTTGGTACGCCTGGACCTGCAGCCGGGCCGGAGCGCGACCGATGTCTCACGTGCAGGCGTGCCGGTGTTGTTTGTCGGTTCCGGATACTGCCTGTGCCAAGCGGATAACGGCGTCCTGCAACAGCTTAGGCAGGCGGGTTTCGGGGTAACCGTGCTGGACACAGAGCCAGAAAGCAAGAGCTACGTGTACGTGATGACTGCGGCCGGCTTTGACCGGAAGGCCCTTGAGCCGTTCGGCGCGATATTGACCGAAGACGAGTTGGGCGTTCTCTTGCGCACGACCGAGGACGCCGTCCTCGGTCTGAACACCCTACCGGTCGAACTGTGTGGTATCGGGATGGAGCCCGTGGTGCTCCGGAACGATCGTCGAGTGCCCGAACCCATGCCCGTATTGGACAGCCTGATACGAGAACTCGTGTCACGGGTCAGTGCCGAGACTTCAGAACAGACACTGGTGCGGCTGAGGCAGTTCCGAACCCGGTATTCAACTACTGACTCATGCCGCCGGGCGATAGCCTGGGTGCGGTCGAGATTCGCGGACTACGGGTGCGACAGTACCTGGCTTGATACATTTCGGTCCAACTATGCTCCGAACGTTATCGGCATGAAGCTGGGACGGATGAATCCCAGGCAGTTGTATGTTATCTGCGGTCACGTGGATTGCACCTCGGAGTCGCCGAACACTCTGGCACCCGGGTCCGACGACAACGCATCAGGCGCGAACGCAGTGCTGGAGGCATGCCGGGTATTTCAAGGCATCGAGTTCGAGAGGACGGTACTGTTCATCGGGTTTTCTGGAGAAGAACAGGGTTTGGTTGGTTCGGACAGCTTTGTGCGCCGGAGCCGGGACCGGGGCGATTCCATTGCCTTGGCAATCAACTTCGACATGGTCTCCTACGGTCTAGTGGATTCCTTGCTCATTGTGTACACATCAATGCTGCCCCAGACTGAACAGTTTGCCGAGTTCTTCGTGGCGCAGGCCGATACCTTCACCGACCTGAAGTGCAGGAAATACCTGCTGAATGACCCGGCATCAGACCACTACTCGTTCTGGAAGTACGGATATCTGGCTATCCGTGGCCGATACCGGGACCGGACTCCGATGTACCATACGACTGGTGATACCATCGGTCCATTCCACTACGTCAACTGCGGTACGAACAACATGCCATTACACGTTGAGCTCATTAGAGCGCTTGTAGCCACGGTGGCCAAGCTGGCCGGAGCGCATGTACCTGTGGGAATCGAAGAAGGCTACAAGCCACAGGCCACGAGATACAAGTCCGGCCCAAGCATCGTGCGTGGAGTGCTGAGGATGGTAGGCGGCAGACAGAATACAGGATACAGGGCAGAACTGCTGGACATCGCAGGGCGAAAGATTATGGAGTTGCGCATCGGCCCAAATGACGTGAGCGGGCTGAGTCCAGGCGTGTACTTTGTGAGAGGAAGGCAAGCTCAAGCCGTCCGGAAGGTAGTCGTAACCCGGTAG
- a CDS encoding DUF3536 domain-containing protein produces MRYICIHGHFYQPARENPWSGDVAREDSALPYHDWNERVTAECYAPNARARLMGPGASVVAEVNNYERLSFDFGPTLLGWMERHAPDTYRAVLAADRVGQAHFSGHGQAIAQMYNHTIAPLDSDRDRRTQAVWGIRDFEYRFGRKPEGIWLAETAVDYKTLEILAGLGIRFTILSPHQARAVRLLAHSRWQHVDASSLDSGLPYLVRLESGSSICVFFYDAAVARDVAFGGLLKDGRVLADRLVAESRTHASEPRLLLVATDGETYGHHHKFGEMALAACFSKLGSSGVPLTVPAEFLDFCPPRHEVLISENTSWSCPHGVERWRKDCGCSTGGHPNWNQAWRAPLREAMEMLRDRLAEVYECEAGRFFFDPWQARDDYIEVLLDRSRLECFLTNHVRGDGSHFPAVGLLEMQRFMMLALSSDGWFFDDLSELTAIQVIRCACRAIELCRQLCGLDLEPEYLHILGQARSNISEFGTGADIYRRFATRPRT; encoded by the coding sequence GTGCGCTATATCTGCATCCACGGCCACTTCTATCAGCCGGCCCGGGAGAACCCGTGGAGCGGCGATGTCGCAAGAGAAGATTCGGCTCTGCCGTATCACGACTGGAACGAGCGGGTCACGGCTGAGTGCTACGCGCCCAATGCTCGGGCGCGACTCATGGGCCCGGGTGCGAGCGTTGTAGCTGAAGTCAATAACTACGAGCGTCTAAGCTTCGATTTTGGTCCGACCTTGCTTGGTTGGATGGAACGCCATGCACCTGATACCTACCGGGCGGTGCTTGCCGCTGACAGGGTAGGCCAGGCTCATTTCTCGGGCCATGGTCAAGCCATCGCGCAGATGTACAACCATACGATTGCGCCGCTTGATTCCGATCGAGACCGGCGCACGCAGGCTGTGTGGGGAATTCGGGATTTTGAGTATCGGTTCGGCCGCAAGCCCGAAGGCATCTGGCTGGCCGAAACCGCGGTTGACTATAAGACTCTAGAAATCCTGGCCGGACTCGGCATCAGATTCACGATTCTTAGTCCGCACCAGGCAAGGGCAGTCCGGTTGCTTGCACACAGTAGGTGGCAGCACGTTGACGCCTCGAGCCTTGATAGCGGTCTGCCATATCTTGTACGGCTCGAGTCCGGCAGTAGTATCTGTGTCTTCTTTTACGATGCGGCGGTTGCGCGCGACGTGGCCTTTGGTGGACTGCTCAAGGACGGTCGCGTGCTTGCCGACCGGCTGGTGGCTGAGTCCCGTACACATGCTTCAGAGCCCCGCCTTTTGCTTGTTGCTACGGACGGCGAAACCTACGGTCACCACCATAAGTTCGGTGAGATGGCGCTTGCCGCGTGTTTTTCCAAGCTTGGTTCATCGGGTGTGCCGCTTACTGTCCCGGCCGAGTTTCTTGATTTCTGCCCGCCCCGACACGAGGTGCTGATTAGTGAGAATACATCCTGGAGCTGTCCGCACGGAGTCGAGCGGTGGCGGAAGGACTGCGGGTGCTCGACCGGTGGACATCCAAACTGGAACCAGGCTTGGCGAGCGCCGCTGCGCGAGGCGATGGAAATGCTCCGCGACCGATTGGCTGAGGTATATGAGTGCGAAGCTGGCCGGTTTTTCTTCGACCCGTGGCAGGCGCGCGATGACTATATCGAAGTTCTGCTTGACCGGTCGCGACTCGAATGTTTCCTGACCAACCACGTCCGCGGCGACGGCTCGCATTTCCCTGCCGTTGGTCTATTGGAGATGCAGCGTTTTATGATGCTCGCACTGTCTTCAGACGGCTGGTTTTTCGACGACCTGTCCGAATTGACGGCAATCCAAGTGATACGGTGTGCGTGCCGGGCAATTGAGCTGTGTCGGCAGTTGTGCGGGCTTGACCTTGAACCCGAGTACTTGCATATTCTCGGCCAGGCCCGAAGCAACATTTCCGAATTTGGTACCGGCGCTGACATCTACCGCCGGTTCGCTACCAGGCCAAGGACATAA